One stretch of Juglans microcarpa x Juglans regia isolate MS1-56 chromosome 3D, Jm3101_v1.0, whole genome shotgun sequence DNA includes these proteins:
- the LOC121254908 gene encoding GDSL esterase/lipase At5g14450-like isoform X1 codes for MSNSIYVYMQNVNILVTRLRELSVLKLLCLSDYFLLVNLFKIVSVKTPFSQQIQDLNNLLRGLMDYSVRRIDRGRRWSRPWTLRKSVEVVAVLSSLVVGFSIFLAIGRRKTLGQIPLANSSHCDFPAIFNFGDSNSDTGGKSAAFRRLLSPNGDTFFGKPAGRYSDGLVLVDFIAEKLRLPFLSAYLDSMGTNFRHGANFATGGSTIQPVDMRIYEMGFSPISLDIQLLQFEQFRARTFELYREGRNSYTSLPRLEDFSKALYTLDIGQNDLHFGFSSMTEKQLLESIPNIINQFSQAVEKLYQLGARAFWIHNTGPIGCLPYSVTYYPPKPENMDESGCVLSHNKIAQEFNRQLQEKVSQHRVQLPDAILTYTDIFSAKYNLISEAKKLGFANPLGYCCGHFGDYNVRCGEKALNGTEVFGVSCSNLSVYISWDGVHYSHAANRWIANQILDGKLSDPPIPITEACRKPAHL; via the exons atgagtaattctatat atgtATATATGCAAAATGTAAATATCCTTGTAACGAGATTGCGAGAGTTGAGTGTATTGAAacttttgtgtttgagtgattattttttattagtaaatttgtTTAAGATCGTCAGCGTAAAGACTCCATTTTCACAACAGATACAAGATCTAAACAACTTGTTGCGGGGTTTGATGGACTATTCGGTGAGACGCATTGACCGGGGCAGGAGATGGAGTCGTCCTTGGACACTAAGAAAGAGTGTGGAAGTAGTTGCGGTTTTAAGTTCTCTGGTGGTTGGGTTCTCAATTTTCTTGGCAATTGGGCGCCGTAAAACTCTTGGTCAAATCCCATTGGCTAATTCAAGTCATTGTGATTTTCCGGCGATATTCAACTTTGGTGATTCGAACTCCGATACAGGAGGCAAATCTGCGGCGTTTCGTCGGCTCCTCTCTCCTAACGGCGACACCTTCTTTGGTAAACCCGCGGGGAGGTACTCCGATGGACTAGTCCTCGTCGATTTTATAG CTGAGAAGCTGAGATTACCATTCTTGAGTGCATATCTGGATTCTATGGGGACAAATTTTCGACATGGAGCAAATTTTGCTACAGGAGGGTCTACAATTCAGCCAGTGGATATGAGAATCTATGAGATGGGTTTTAGCCCCATCTCTCTTGACATACAGCTTTTGCAGTTTGAACAATTCAGAGCTCGCACATTTGAGCTATACAGGGAAG GTAGAAACTCATACACCAGTCTCCCAAGACTAGAGGACTTTTCCAAGGCACTATACACATTGGATATTGGACAGAACGATCTTCATTTTGGGTTCTCGTCAATGACAGAGAAACAACTGCTGGAATCAATACCAAATATTATCAATCAATTTTCTCAGGCAGTGGAG AAACTATACCAACTTGGAGCAAGAGCATTCTGGATACATAATACAGGTCCTATTGGCTGCCTGCCTTATTCTGTTACATATTATCCTCCAAAGCCAGAAAATATGGACGAAAGTGGCTGTGTGCTTTCCCACAATAAGATAGCGCAAGAATTTAACAGGCAGCTACAGGAGAAGGTGTCCCAACATAGGGTGCAACTTCCTGATGCAATACTTACTTATACTGACATTTTCTCAGCcaagtataatttgatttctGAAGCAAAGAAGCTTG GTTTTGCTAATCCACTAGGATACTGTTGTGGGCATTTTGGCGATTACAATGTTCGATGTGGGGAAAAGGCACTAAATGGAACTGaagtttttggggtttcatGTAGCAACCTTTCAGTTTACATTAGCTGGGATGGCGTACATTATTCTCATGCCGCCAATAGATGGATAGCCAACCAAATTCTTGATGGCAAGCTCTCTGACCCTCCTATCCCCATTACTGAGGCCTGTCGCAAGCCTGCTCATTTGTGA
- the LOC121254908 gene encoding GDSL esterase/lipase At3g27950-like isoform X4, with protein sequence MLWLRLFGRRLEGSWWGVKTAAIGIVLVASLLGSSWGCHIPAIYNFGDSNSDTGSVSATFGRVPSPNGRTFFGKPSGRYSDGRLIIDFIAEKLGFPFLGAYLDSIGPNFRHGTNFAASGSTIQPADAKLFGAGFNPLSLDIQLSQFEQFKERTKDLYNQAESSWVKSSLPKPEEFSKSIYTLDSGQNDLTFGLLTTTEEQVRVSIPSIINQFALAIEKLYQYGARTFWIHNTGPIGCLPLFSVKNPPKPVNADQNGCIKSYNLLAQEFNKQLKDKVFQLRSQLQHSLLIYVDIYTAKYTLISEAKKQGFVGPLAYCCGHLGGAVCWKTSIVNGTEVFADSCNDTSKYISWDGAHYTEAANKWVANRILDGSLSDPPISLTKACHKTDSPN encoded by the exons ATGCTCTGGTTGAGACTTTTCGGTAGGAGATTGGAGGGTTCTTGGTGGGGTGTGAAGACAGCAGCAATCGGAATTGTTTTGGTTGCTTCATTACTTGGTTCATCATGGGGTTGTCACATTCCagcaatttataattttggCGATTCCAACTCTGATACAGGCAGTGTCTCGGCAACTTTTGGTCGAGTCCCCTCTCCCAATGGTCGGACTTTCTTCGGTAAACCTTCTGGTCGCTATTCTGATGGGCGTCTAATCATCGACTTTATAG CTGAGAAGTTGGGATTTCCGTTCTTGGGGGCTTATCTTGACTCTATAGGACCAAATTTTAGACATGGGACAAACTTTGCTGCAAGTGGGTCTACAATCCAGCCAGCTGATGCCAAATTATTTGGGGCTGGTTTTAACCCCTTATCTCTGGATATACAGCTTTCACAGTTTGAACAATTTAAGGAGCGTACTAAGGACCTATATAACCAAG CTGAAAGCTCTTGGGTCAAAAGCAGCCTCCCAAAACCAGAGGAATTCTCAAAATCCATTTACACATTGGACAGTGGACAGAATGATCTTACTTTTGGACTATTAACAACAACAGAGGAGCAAGTGCGGGTATCCATCCCCAGTATAATCAATCAGTTTGCCCTGGCCATCGAG aaactCTACCAATATGGAGCAAGAACATTTTGGATACATAACACGGGTCCCATTGGCTGCTTGCCTCTTTTTTCTGTAAAGAATCCTCCCAAGCCTGTTAATGCTGACCAGAATGGCTGCATAAAGTCCTACAATTTGTTGGCTCAAGAGTTTAACAAGCAGCTTAAAGATAAGGTGTTCCAATTGAGGTCCCAACTCCAACATTCATTGCTCATCTATGTTGATATCTACACTGCTAAATACACTCTCATCAGTGAGGCAAAGAAACAAG GTTTTGTTGGTCCTCTTGCGTACTGTTGTGGGCATTTAGGTGGTGCTGTATGTTGGAAAACATCGATAGTGAATGGAACTGAAGTTTTTGCAGATTCTTGCAATGATACTTCAAAATACATTAGTTGGGATGGCGCTCATTATACTGAAGCTGCCAACAAATGGGTAGCTAACCGCATTCTGGATGGCTCACTCTCAGATCCCCCAATTTCCCTTACAAAAGCATGTCACAAGACTGATTCTCCTAACTGA
- the LOC121254908 gene encoding GDSL esterase/lipase At5g14450-like isoform X3 produces the protein MAHSQIPQFPLQKHVTRLILLTEACNHQIQDLNNLLRGLMDYSVRRIDRGRRWSRPWTLRKSVEVVAVLSSLVVGFSIFLAIGRRKTLGQIPLANSSHCDFPAIFNFGDSNSDTGGKSAAFRRLLSPNGDTFFGKPAGRYSDGLVLVDFIAEKLRLPFLSAYLDSMGTNFRHGANFATGGSTIQPVDMRIYEMGFSPISLDIQLLQFEQFRARTFELYREGRNSYTSLPRLEDFSKALYTLDIGQNDLHFGFSSMTEKQLLESIPNIINQFSQAVEKLYQLGARAFWIHNTGPIGCLPYSVTYYPPKPENMDESGCVLSHNKIAQEFNRQLQEKVSQHRVQLPDAILTYTDIFSAKYNLISEAKKLGFANPLGYCCGHFGDYNVRCGEKALNGTEVFGVSCSNLSVYISWDGVHYSHAANRWIANQILDGKLSDPPIPITEACRKPAHL, from the exons ATGGCTCACTCTCAGATCCCCCAATTTCCCTTACAAAAGCATGTCACAAGACTGATTCTCCTAACTGAAGCATGCAACCATCAA ATACAAGATCTAAACAACTTGTTGCGGGGTTTGATGGACTATTCGGTGAGACGCATTGACCGGGGCAGGAGATGGAGTCGTCCTTGGACACTAAGAAAGAGTGTGGAAGTAGTTGCGGTTTTAAGTTCTCTGGTGGTTGGGTTCTCAATTTTCTTGGCAATTGGGCGCCGTAAAACTCTTGGTCAAATCCCATTGGCTAATTCAAGTCATTGTGATTTTCCGGCGATATTCAACTTTGGTGATTCGAACTCCGATACAGGAGGCAAATCTGCGGCGTTTCGTCGGCTCCTCTCTCCTAACGGCGACACCTTCTTTGGTAAACCCGCGGGGAGGTACTCCGATGGACTAGTCCTCGTCGATTTTATAG CTGAGAAGCTGAGATTACCATTCTTGAGTGCATATCTGGATTCTATGGGGACAAATTTTCGACATGGAGCAAATTTTGCTACAGGAGGGTCTACAATTCAGCCAGTGGATATGAGAATCTATGAGATGGGTTTTAGCCCCATCTCTCTTGACATACAGCTTTTGCAGTTTGAACAATTCAGAGCTCGCACATTTGAGCTATACAGGGAAG GTAGAAACTCATACACCAGTCTCCCAAGACTAGAGGACTTTTCCAAGGCACTATACACATTGGATATTGGACAGAACGATCTTCATTTTGGGTTCTCGTCAATGACAGAGAAACAACTGCTGGAATCAATACCAAATATTATCAATCAATTTTCTCAGGCAGTGGAG AAACTATACCAACTTGGAGCAAGAGCATTCTGGATACATAATACAGGTCCTATTGGCTGCCTGCCTTATTCTGTTACATATTATCCTCCAAAGCCAGAAAATATGGACGAAAGTGGCTGTGTGCTTTCCCACAATAAGATAGCGCAAGAATTTAACAGGCAGCTACAGGAGAAGGTGTCCCAACATAGGGTGCAACTTCCTGATGCAATACTTACTTATACTGACATTTTCTCAGCcaagtataatttgatttctGAAGCAAAGAAGCTTG GTTTTGCTAATCCACTAGGATACTGTTGTGGGCATTTTGGCGATTACAATGTTCGATGTGGGGAAAAGGCACTAAATGGAACTGaagtttttggggtttcatGTAGCAACCTTTCAGTTTACATTAGCTGGGATGGCGTACATTATTCTCATGCCGCCAATAGATGGATAGCCAACCAAATTCTTGATGGCAAGCTCTCTGACCCTCCTATCCCCATTACTGAGGCCTGTCGCAAGCCTGCTCATTTGTGA
- the LOC121254908 gene encoding GDSL esterase/lipase At5g14450-like isoform X2, whose product MQNVNILVTRLRELSVLKLLCLSDYFLLVNLFKIVSVKTPFSQQIQDLNNLLRGLMDYSVRRIDRGRRWSRPWTLRKSVEVVAVLSSLVVGFSIFLAIGRRKTLGQIPLANSSHCDFPAIFNFGDSNSDTGGKSAAFRRLLSPNGDTFFGKPAGRYSDGLVLVDFIAEKLRLPFLSAYLDSMGTNFRHGANFATGGSTIQPVDMRIYEMGFSPISLDIQLLQFEQFRARTFELYREGRNSYTSLPRLEDFSKALYTLDIGQNDLHFGFSSMTEKQLLESIPNIINQFSQAVEKLYQLGARAFWIHNTGPIGCLPYSVTYYPPKPENMDESGCVLSHNKIAQEFNRQLQEKVSQHRVQLPDAILTYTDIFSAKYNLISEAKKLGFANPLGYCCGHFGDYNVRCGEKALNGTEVFGVSCSNLSVYISWDGVHYSHAANRWIANQILDGKLSDPPIPITEACRKPAHL is encoded by the exons ATGCAAAATGTAAATATCCTTGTAACGAGATTGCGAGAGTTGAGTGTATTGAAacttttgtgtttgagtgattattttttattagtaaatttgtTTAAGATCGTCAGCGTAAAGACTCCATTTTCACAACAGATACAAGATCTAAACAACTTGTTGCGGGGTTTGATGGACTATTCGGTGAGACGCATTGACCGGGGCAGGAGATGGAGTCGTCCTTGGACACTAAGAAAGAGTGTGGAAGTAGTTGCGGTTTTAAGTTCTCTGGTGGTTGGGTTCTCAATTTTCTTGGCAATTGGGCGCCGTAAAACTCTTGGTCAAATCCCATTGGCTAATTCAAGTCATTGTGATTTTCCGGCGATATTCAACTTTGGTGATTCGAACTCCGATACAGGAGGCAAATCTGCGGCGTTTCGTCGGCTCCTCTCTCCTAACGGCGACACCTTCTTTGGTAAACCCGCGGGGAGGTACTCCGATGGACTAGTCCTCGTCGATTTTATAG CTGAGAAGCTGAGATTACCATTCTTGAGTGCATATCTGGATTCTATGGGGACAAATTTTCGACATGGAGCAAATTTTGCTACAGGAGGGTCTACAATTCAGCCAGTGGATATGAGAATCTATGAGATGGGTTTTAGCCCCATCTCTCTTGACATACAGCTTTTGCAGTTTGAACAATTCAGAGCTCGCACATTTGAGCTATACAGGGAAG GTAGAAACTCATACACCAGTCTCCCAAGACTAGAGGACTTTTCCAAGGCACTATACACATTGGATATTGGACAGAACGATCTTCATTTTGGGTTCTCGTCAATGACAGAGAAACAACTGCTGGAATCAATACCAAATATTATCAATCAATTTTCTCAGGCAGTGGAG AAACTATACCAACTTGGAGCAAGAGCATTCTGGATACATAATACAGGTCCTATTGGCTGCCTGCCTTATTCTGTTACATATTATCCTCCAAAGCCAGAAAATATGGACGAAAGTGGCTGTGTGCTTTCCCACAATAAGATAGCGCAAGAATTTAACAGGCAGCTACAGGAGAAGGTGTCCCAACATAGGGTGCAACTTCCTGATGCAATACTTACTTATACTGACATTTTCTCAGCcaagtataatttgatttctGAAGCAAAGAAGCTTG GTTTTGCTAATCCACTAGGATACTGTTGTGGGCATTTTGGCGATTACAATGTTCGATGTGGGGAAAAGGCACTAAATGGAACTGaagtttttggggtttcatGTAGCAACCTTTCAGTTTACATTAGCTGGGATGGCGTACATTATTCTCATGCCGCCAATAGATGGATAGCCAACCAAATTCTTGATGGCAAGCTCTCTGACCCTCCTATCCCCATTACTGAGGCCTGTCGCAAGCCTGCTCATTTGTGA